One window from the genome of Pseudonocardia hierapolitana encodes:
- a CDS encoding response regulator, producing the protein MTPARVMVVDDHPVVRDGVALLLRNEPALVVVGSAESGRAALERAAALRPDLVLLDLRLPDMLAPEVVSGLRAAVPAARVVVFTAHGDHHGVQAALDAGAHGALLKDAAVTDLVAALRRVLRGERVCDPRMVPDEPPGRSALARSGLTRREYEVLRLAAQGRTNPEIAETTGLTRNTVKTYLQSALHKLGARNRVEAIGKASEAGLL; encoded by the coding sequence ATGACCCCGGCCCGCGTCATGGTGGTGGACGACCACCCGGTCGTCCGCGACGGCGTCGCGCTGCTGCTGCGGAACGAGCCGGCGCTGGTCGTCGTCGGGTCGGCGGAGAGCGGGCGGGCGGCGCTCGAGCGGGCCGCCGCGCTGCGTCCCGATCTGGTGCTGCTCGACCTGCGACTGCCCGACATGCTCGCGCCCGAGGTGGTGTCCGGGTTGCGGGCAGCGGTGCCCGCGGCTCGGGTGGTTGTCTTCACCGCCCACGGCGACCACCACGGGGTGCAGGCCGCCCTCGACGCGGGCGCGCACGGCGCGTTGCTCAAGGACGCCGCCGTCACCGACCTCGTGGCGGCGTTGCGCCGCGTGCTGCGCGGCGAGCGCGTGTGCGATCCGCGGATGGTGCCCGACGAGCCCCCCGGCCGGTCCGCGCTGGCCCGCAGCGGGCTGACCCGGCGCGAGTACGAGGTGCTGCGCCTCGCCGCGCAGGGCCGCACCAACCCGGAGATCGCCGAGACCACCGGCCTGACCCGCAACACCGTGAAGACGTACCTGCAGTCGGCGCTGCACAAGCTGGGCGCCCGCAACCGCGTGGAGGC
- a CDS encoding GAF domain-containing sensor histidine kinase — MASSGEAAAERVLGQEHLLNTLLAERDGLLSVLDRVLALHGTARLIREAAGADAGFVAEVEGTSQAVIRWLAGNRTDSLQDLAVPIGQGVGGRVLALGRPVRVSDYVTARTITHQFDGLVSREDMSAMLAVPILEDRPGSTRTVAVAYAALRGPGQFGDDAVRAVQAVAADAARALRLADRAALVQATAVAAERQRMQAALHDSVGAMLFSIGAQVRDLRSTLPDNPILRSRLGRLESDISAASLALREALLALAESSPERALPIEIAEHCRSFEARTGVPARFIQLGQVPPLDAERTTLLISAVREGLLNVEKHAEAAAVVVSLGEVDGGVQVAVADDGAVRRADGGEEPGDGTGLGVRLLADKASRLGGRASLVHDEDGGTTLRLLVPGPPR; from the coding sequence ATGGCGTCGAGTGGGGAAGCCGCGGCGGAGCGGGTCCTCGGGCAGGAGCACCTGCTCAACACGCTGCTCGCCGAGCGCGACGGGCTGCTGTCGGTGCTCGACCGGGTGCTGGCGCTGCACGGCACCGCACGGCTGATCCGCGAGGCCGCCGGGGCCGACGCGGGGTTCGTCGCCGAGGTCGAGGGCACCTCACAGGCCGTCATCAGGTGGCTGGCCGGCAACCGCACCGACTCCCTGCAGGACCTCGCCGTGCCGATCGGGCAGGGTGTCGGCGGCCGGGTGCTGGCCCTGGGTCGCCCGGTGCGGGTCAGTGACTACGTCACCGCGCGCACCATCACCCACCAGTTCGACGGGCTCGTGAGCCGTGAGGACATGTCCGCGATGCTCGCGGTCCCGATCCTGGAGGACCGGCCAGGGAGCACCCGCACGGTCGCCGTCGCGTACGCGGCCCTGCGCGGACCCGGCCAGTTCGGTGACGATGCCGTCCGCGCCGTGCAGGCGGTGGCGGCCGACGCGGCCCGTGCGCTGCGCCTCGCGGACCGGGCCGCGCTGGTCCAGGCAACTGCCGTGGCGGCGGAACGGCAGCGGATGCAGGCGGCGCTGCACGACTCGGTCGGCGCCATGCTGTTCTCGATCGGTGCCCAGGTCCGCGACCTGCGCTCGACGCTGCCGGACAACCCGATCCTGCGTTCCCGGCTGGGGCGCCTCGAGTCCGACATCTCGGCGGCGTCGCTCGCGCTGCGCGAGGCGCTACTGGCACTCGCCGAGTCGAGTCCCGAGCGTGCGCTGCCGATCGAGATCGCCGAGCACTGCCGCAGCTTCGAGGCGCGCACCGGCGTGCCGGCGAGGTTCATCCAGCTGGGGCAGGTTCCCCCGCTGGACGCCGAGCGGACGACGTTGCTGATCAGCGCGGTGCGGGAGGGCCTGCTCAACGTCGAGAAGCACGCCGAGGCCGCCGCCGTCGTGGTCAGCCTCGGCGAGGTCGACGGTGGGGTGCAGGTCGCGGTGGCCGACGACGGTGCCGTGCGCCGGGCGGACGGCGGCGAGGAACCGGGCGACGGCACCGGGCTGGGCGTCCGGCTGCTGGCGGACAAGGCGTCCCGGCTCGGCGGCCGGGCGAGTCTCGTGCACGACGAGGACGGAGGCACGACCCTGCGGCTACTGGTGCCCGGACCGCCCCGATGA
- a CDS encoding DNA repair helicase XPB, whose amino-acid sequence MTDGPLIVQSDKTLLLEVDHPDAPAARAAIAPFAELERAPEHVHTYRVTPLALWNARAAGHDAEQVVDALVRYSRYAVPQPLLVDVVDTMGRYGRLQLTNSPVHGLVMVALDRAVLEEVLRQKKIAPLLGNRIDDDTVAVHPSERGHLKQALLKIGWPAEDLAGYVDGEAHPIALAEDGWSLRSYQREAVEGFWAGGSGVVVLPCGAGKTLVGAAAMAQAQATTLILVTNTVAGRQWKRELVARTSLTEDEIGEYSGERKEIRPVTIATYQVMTRKSKGEYKHLDLFDSRDWGLIIYDEVHLLPAPVFRMTADLQSRRRLGLTATLVREDGREGDVFSLIGPKRYDAPWRDIEQQGWIAPAECTEVRVTLTDNERMGYAVAEAEERYRVASTAHTKLAVVKGILGRHPGEPALVIGAYLEQLDELGQVLDAPVIQGSTKNREREALYDSFRRGELPVLVVSKVANFSIDLPEASVAIQVSGTFGSRQEEAQRLGRLLRPKADGRQAHFYSVVSRDTLDTDYAAHRQRFLAEQGYAYRIVDADDLLGPAVPDVS is encoded by the coding sequence ATGACCGACGGGCCGCTCATCGTCCAGTCCGACAAGACGTTGCTGCTCGAGGTCGACCACCCCGACGCCCCGGCAGCGCGCGCCGCGATCGCGCCGTTCGCCGAGCTCGAGCGCGCGCCTGAGCACGTCCACACCTACCGCGTCACCCCCCTCGCCCTGTGGAACGCCCGCGCCGCGGGCCACGACGCCGAGCAGGTGGTCGACGCGCTCGTCCGCTACTCGCGGTACGCCGTCCCGCAGCCGCTGCTCGTCGACGTCGTCGACACGATGGGCCGCTACGGGCGCCTGCAGCTCACCAACTCGCCGGTGCACGGGCTCGTGATGGTCGCGCTCGACCGCGCGGTGCTGGAGGAGGTGCTCCGCCAGAAGAAGATCGCCCCGCTGCTGGGCAACCGCATCGACGACGACACCGTCGCCGTGCACCCCTCCGAGCGCGGGCACCTCAAGCAGGCGCTGCTCAAGATCGGCTGGCCCGCCGAGGACCTCGCGGGCTACGTCGACGGGGAGGCGCACCCCATCGCGCTGGCCGAGGACGGCTGGTCGCTGCGCAGTTACCAGCGCGAGGCCGTCGAGGGCTTCTGGGCGGGCGGCTCCGGCGTGGTGGTGCTGCCGTGCGGGGCCGGCAAGACGCTCGTGGGTGCGGCGGCGATGGCGCAGGCCCAGGCCACCACGCTGATCCTGGTGACGAACACCGTGGCGGGCCGCCAGTGGAAGCGCGAGCTGGTGGCGCGCACCAGCCTCACCGAGGACGAGATCGGCGAGTACTCGGGCGAGCGCAAGGAGATCCGCCCGGTCACGATCGCGACCTACCAGGTGATGACCCGCAAGAGCAAGGGCGAGTACAAGCACCTCGACCTGTTCGACTCGCGGGACTGGGGCCTGATCATCTACGACGAGGTGCACCTGCTGCCGGCGCCGGTCTTCCGGATGACGGCCGACCTGCAGTCGCGGCGGCGCCTCGGCCTCACCGCCACCCTCGTCCGCGAGGACGGCCGCGAGGGCGACGTCTTCTCCCTCATCGGCCCGAAGCGCTACGACGCGCCGTGGCGCGACATCGAGCAGCAGGGCTGGATCGCCCCGGCCGAGTGCACCGAGGTGCGCGTCACGCTCACCGACAACGAGCGGATGGGCTACGCGGTCGCCGAGGCGGAGGAGCGCTACCGGGTGGCCTCCACGGCGCACACGAAGCTCGCCGTCGTGAAGGGCATCCTCGGGCGCCATCCCGGCGAGCCGGCGCTCGTCATCGGGGCGTACCTCGAACAGCTGGACGAGCTGGGGCAGGTGCTGGACGCCCCCGTGATCCAGGGGTCCACGAAGAACCGCGAGCGGGAGGCGCTGTACGACTCCTTCCGCCGGGGAGAGCTCCCGGTGCTGGTGGTGAGCAAGGTGGCCAACTTCTCCATCGACCTGCCCGAGGCCAGCGTCGCCATCCAGGTCTCCGGCACGTTCGGCTCCCGCCAGGAGGAGGCGCAGCGGCTCGGCAGGCTGCTGCGGCCCAAGGCCGACGGCCGGCAGGCCCACTTCTACTCGGTCGTCTCGCGCGACACCCTCGACACCGACTACGCCGCGCACCGGCAGCGCTTCCTCGCGGAGCAGGGCTACGCCTACCGGATCGTCGACGCCGACGACCTGCTCGGACCCGCTGTGCCCGATGTGAGCTGA